The proteins below come from a single Asanoa ferruginea genomic window:
- a CDS encoding DUF58 domain-containing protein codes for MTAPPDRLLRRLEWRVLRRLDGRLQGAYRTAFRGTGIDFDSLREYAPDEDVRHIDWNVTARLDQPHVRQYTEDRELTAWLVLDQSASMRFGETPQGKDSMLTDLAVCLARLFTRGGNRVGAVLYDNRRHRVVPPRTGRDHVLRLTDLVTAPTPDRGGGSTDLAAMIRLAARSAPRRGLVFVISDFIGEGDWAGELTRLALRHEVVAIRVVHPIELELPDLGLVLVEDAETGEQVLADTGDPLFRERLREEVAARESSVDEAMTRAGVAAHRVRSDEDLVEALVEMVRRAKRGRR; via the coding sequence ATGACCGCCCCTCCGGACCGCCTCCTGCGCCGCCTCGAGTGGCGGGTCCTGCGCCGCCTCGACGGCCGGCTACAGGGCGCCTACCGCACGGCGTTCCGCGGCACCGGGATCGACTTCGACAGCCTCCGCGAATACGCACCCGACGAAGACGTGCGGCACATCGACTGGAACGTGACCGCCCGGCTCGACCAGCCGCACGTCCGGCAATACACCGAAGACCGCGAGCTGACCGCCTGGCTGGTGCTCGACCAGTCGGCGTCCATGCGGTTCGGGGAAACGCCGCAGGGCAAAGATTCCATGCTCACCGACCTCGCCGTCTGCCTGGCCCGGCTGTTCACCCGGGGCGGCAACCGGGTCGGCGCGGTTCTCTACGACAACCGCCGCCACCGGGTGGTGCCGCCGCGCACCGGGCGCGACCACGTGCTGCGGCTGACCGACCTGGTCACCGCGCCGACGCCGGACCGCGGCGGCGGCAGCACCGACCTCGCGGCGATGATCCGGCTGGCCGCCCGCAGCGCGCCCCGCCGCGGCCTGGTGTTCGTCATCTCCGACTTCATCGGCGAGGGCGACTGGGCCGGGGAGCTGACCCGGCTGGCGCTGCGCCACGAGGTGGTCGCGATCCGGGTCGTCCACCCGATCGAGCTCGAACTGCCCGACCTGGGCCTGGTGCTGGTCGAAGACGCCGAGACCGGCGAGCAGGTGCTGGCCGACACCGGCGACCCGCTGTTTCGCGAGCGGCTACGCGAAGAGGTGGCCGCCCGTGAGTCCAGTGTGGACGAGGCAATGACCCGGGCGGGCGTGGCCGCCCACCGGGTGCGCAGCGACGAGGACCTGGTCGAGGCGCTGGTCGAGATGGTCCGCCGGGCGAAACGGGGCCGCCGATGA
- a CDS encoding FAD-dependent monooxygenase encodes MHYFVSAGRLLNVVCVIEEDAWTRESWTDHGDPAELRAAFAGWDPVVRAVIDELAAPLKWALFDRLPFERWSKGSVTLLGDACHPMLPYGAQGAAQAIEDAFALAACVRDDDVPAALARYEALRHERTARVQAISRGNATRFHLPDGTEQQARDAAIAVSNGLSPDLAWLYGFDVLDPDS; translated from the coding sequence GTGCACTACTTCGTCTCGGCCGGTCGGCTGCTCAACGTGGTCTGCGTGATCGAGGAAGACGCCTGGACCCGGGAGTCGTGGACCGACCACGGCGACCCCGCCGAGTTGCGGGCCGCGTTCGCCGGCTGGGATCCGGTGGTCCGGGCGGTGATCGACGAGTTGGCCGCGCCGCTCAAGTGGGCGCTGTTCGACCGGCTGCCGTTCGAGCGGTGGAGCAAGGGCTCGGTGACCCTGCTCGGCGACGCCTGCCACCCGATGCTGCCCTACGGCGCGCAGGGTGCGGCGCAGGCGATCGAAGACGCGTTCGCGCTGGCCGCCTGCGTGCGCGACGACGACGTGCCGGCGGCGCTGGCCCGCTACGAGGCGCTGCGGCACGAGCGCACCGCGCGGGTGCAGGCGATCTCCCGCGGCAACGCGACCCGGTTCCACCTGCCCGACGGGACGGAGCAGCAGGCCCGCGACGCGGCCATCGCGGTCAGCAACGGCCTGTCCCCCGACCTGGCCTGGCTCTACGGCTTCGACGTCCTCGATCCAGATAGCTGA
- a CDS encoding VWA domain-containing protein — protein sequence MSFAHPLMLAVAVVVGLACAAGLRWLHRERARAYAAVGVKATGARRYLPTVLFLAAIVFLLLAVARPQATLGVPRTSGTVILAFDVSNSMAADDIAPNRLAAAQAAAISFVQAQPDSVDVGVVAFSQGALNTHTPGNEHTETVDAIKRLRVTGGTSLGQAILASLTAIVGQPVSLPEPSAPPPDLPYRGDATIVLLTDGEDTGGPDALLAADLAANAGVHIQTVGVGTVEGKTVDIDGYQVSTALNEDLLTQIAAATGGAYHRAQDEGALDAAYRDLDLRTTIDDQPVELTGPVVAFALLLLVAGALLTIHWFGRII from the coding sequence ATGAGCTTCGCCCACCCCCTGATGCTCGCGGTCGCCGTCGTGGTCGGCCTGGCCTGTGCCGCCGGGCTGCGCTGGCTGCACCGCGAGCGCGCGCGGGCCTATGCGGCCGTCGGCGTCAAGGCCACCGGCGCACGACGCTACCTGCCCACCGTGCTGTTCCTCGCCGCTATCGTGTTCCTGCTGCTCGCCGTCGCCCGTCCACAAGCGACGCTCGGCGTCCCGCGTACCTCCGGCACCGTGATCCTGGCTTTCGACGTGTCCAACAGCATGGCCGCCGACGACATCGCGCCCAACCGGCTCGCCGCCGCGCAGGCCGCCGCGATCTCGTTCGTCCAGGCCCAGCCCGACAGCGTCGACGTCGGCGTGGTCGCGTTCAGCCAGGGCGCGCTCAACACCCATACGCCCGGCAACGAGCACACCGAGACCGTCGACGCGATCAAGCGGCTGCGGGTGACCGGCGGCACCTCGCTCGGCCAGGCGATCCTGGCCTCGCTGACGGCGATCGTCGGCCAGCCGGTCAGCCTGCCCGAGCCGTCGGCACCCCCGCCCGACCTGCCCTACCGCGGCGACGCGACGATCGTGCTGCTCACCGACGGCGAGGACACCGGCGGGCCCGACGCGCTGCTCGCCGCCGACCTCGCGGCCAACGCGGGCGTGCACATCCAGACCGTCGGCGTCGGCACCGTCGAGGGCAAGACCGTCGACATCGACGGCTACCAGGTGTCGACGGCGCTCAACGAAGACCTGCTGACGCAGATCGCCGCGGCGACCGGTGGCGCCTACCACCGGGCCCAGGACGAGGGCGCGCTCGACGCCGCCTACCGCGATCTCGACCTGCGCACCACGATCGACGACCAACCGGTCGAGCTGACCGGCCCGGTCGTCGCCTTCGCGCTGCTGCTCCTGGTGGCCGGCGCGCTGCTGACGATCCACTGGTTCGGACGGATCATCTGA
- a CDS encoding sigma-70 family RNA polymerase sigma factor has translation MHAVAAATPGIAPLAKWAFPPRSGGRAGAATDVPRAAGQNDRVLRRSGSGESPAGPATPGDPDELMRLLYQEHAGPLLMFVLRLTGGDRQRAEDVVQETLLRAWRNADRLNTSGHTSLRPWLVTVARRIVIDEHRSVQARPQEAYDQDLTRFADSDETEHVLRRMTITAAFKTLSPVHREILLATYFRGRTVPEAAEELGVPLGTAKSRVYYALRAMREALGEREVADS, from the coding sequence ATGCACGCGGTCGCCGCCGCGACGCCCGGTATCGCCCCGCTGGCGAAATGGGCGTTCCCGCCCCGGTCAGGCGGTCGCGCAGGGGCGGCTACTGACGTGCCGCGGGCCGCAGGACAGAATGACCGGGTGCTGCGACGTTCGGGTTCCGGTGAGTCCCCAGCCGGGCCTGCCACGCCCGGAGACCCCGACGAGCTGATGCGGCTCCTCTACCAGGAGCACGCCGGCCCGCTGTTGATGTTCGTCCTGCGGCTGACCGGCGGTGACCGCCAGCGGGCCGAAGACGTGGTGCAGGAGACGTTGCTGCGGGCCTGGCGCAACGCCGACCGGCTCAACACCTCCGGACACACCTCGCTGCGACCCTGGCTGGTGACGGTCGCCCGGCGGATTGTGATCGACGAGCACCGCAGTGTGCAGGCCCGGCCGCAGGAGGCCTACGACCAGGATCTGACCCGGTTCGCCGACTCCGACGAGACCGAGCACGTGCTCCGCCGGATGACCATCACCGCCGCGTTCAAGACCTTGAGCCCGGTGCACCGGGAGATTCTCCTGGCGACCTACTTCCGGGGCCGCACGGTCCCGGAGGCGGCCGAGGAACTGGGCGTGCCGTTGGGCACGGCGAAGTCCCGCGTCTACTACGCGCTGCGCGCCATGCGCGAGGCACTCGGGGAGCGCGAGGTGGCGGATTCATGA
- the fmdA gene encoding formamidase has protein sequence MPEVIFGLDSTKRFREQEKIGHNRWHPAVPPVATVKPGATFRVHCREWFDGEIHNNDSADDVRDAPLSIVHALSGPFAVQGAEPGDLLLVDILDVGPIPQEDSGPLAGQGWGYTGIFAKQNGGGFLTDQFPDAYKAIWDFQGQVATSRHLPGVSFTGLVHPGLMGTAPSADLLRKWNARETKLRDTDPNRVPPLSLPPLPQDAVLGTLSGSAFDDAAAEAARTAPPRENGGNQDIKNLTKGSRIFYPVYVPGANLSVGDLHFSQGDGEITFCGAIEMGGFIDLHVDVIKGGMQTYGVGENAIFLPGNNNPQYSQWLAFSGISVTLDGEQHYLDAQLSFQRACLHAIDYLTTFGYTPEQAYLILGAAPIEGRFSGVVDIPNSCATVYIPTEIFDIDVRPSASGPTKVKATGKGVPKSSF, from the coding sequence ATGCCCGAGGTCATCTTTGGGTTGGACTCGACCAAGCGGTTCCGGGAGCAGGAGAAGATCGGGCACAACCGGTGGCACCCGGCCGTCCCGCCGGTCGCGACCGTCAAGCCCGGTGCGACGTTCCGGGTGCACTGCCGCGAGTGGTTCGACGGCGAGATCCACAACAACGACTCGGCCGACGACGTACGCGATGCGCCATTGTCCATTGTGCACGCGCTCAGCGGGCCGTTCGCGGTGCAGGGCGCGGAACCCGGCGACCTGCTGCTGGTCGACATCCTCGACGTCGGGCCGATCCCGCAGGAAGACAGCGGGCCGCTGGCCGGGCAGGGCTGGGGCTACACCGGCATCTTCGCCAAGCAGAACGGCGGCGGCTTCCTCACCGACCAGTTCCCCGACGCCTACAAGGCGATCTGGGACTTCCAGGGTCAGGTCGCGACGTCGCGGCACCTCCCCGGGGTCTCGTTCACCGGCCTGGTGCACCCGGGCCTGATGGGCACCGCGCCGTCGGCGGACCTGCTGCGCAAGTGGAACGCGCGGGAGACCAAGCTGCGCGACACCGACCCCAACCGGGTGCCGCCGCTCTCGCTGCCGCCGCTGCCGCAGGACGCGGTGCTCGGCACGCTCTCCGGTTCGGCGTTCGACGACGCCGCGGCCGAGGCCGCCCGCACCGCGCCGCCCCGGGAGAACGGCGGGAACCAGGACATCAAGAACCTGACCAAGGGCTCCAGGATCTTCTATCCGGTGTACGTACCCGGTGCCAATCTGTCCGTCGGTGATCTGCACTTCTCGCAGGGCGACGGTGAGATCACCTTCTGCGGCGCGATCGAGATGGGCGGGTTCATCGACCTGCACGTCGACGTGATCAAGGGTGGCATGCAGACCTACGGCGTCGGGGAGAACGCGATCTTCCTGCCCGGCAACAACAATCCGCAATACAGCCAGTGGCTGGCGTTCTCCGGGATCTCCGTGACGCTCGACGGCGAGCAGCACTATCTCGACGCGCAACTGTCGTTCCAACGGGCCTGCCTGCACGCGATCGACTATCTGACCACGTTCGGCTACACCCCGGAGCAGGCCTACCTCATCCTCGGCGCGGCGCCGATCGAGGGCCGCTTCTCCGGCGTGGTCGACATCCCGAACTCGTGCGCCACGGTCTACATCCCGACCGAGATCTTCGACATCGACGTACGCCCGTCGGCGTCGGGCCCGACGAAGGTGAAGGCCACCGGGAAGGGCGTGCCTAAGTCGTCGTTCTAG
- a CDS encoding zinc ribbon domain-containing protein, which translates to MATYVYRCPSDGDFEVLVALGAAALTVPCAQCGDDARRVWSAPHLGRTPRRVSTAIEHAGRSAETPQVVSRPPGTRPAPARVPRGLPRL; encoded by the coding sequence ATGGCGACGTACGTCTACCGCTGCCCGAGTGACGGCGACTTCGAGGTGCTCGTCGCGCTCGGCGCGGCCGCCCTCACCGTCCCTTGTGCTCAGTGCGGCGACGACGCGCGCCGGGTCTGGTCGGCGCCGCACCTGGGTCGCACGCCCCGCCGGGTGTCCACCGCGATCGAGCATGCCGGCCGCAGCGCCGAGACGCCCCAGGTGGTCTCGCGGCCGCCCGGCACGCGGCCCGCCCCGGCGCGGGTGCCGCGCGGACTGCCCCGGCTGTGA
- a CDS encoding VWA domain-containing protein, whose protein sequence is MSFTWPWALAALLAFPALLGYRWWSRRRRRRETVRLPSIALVRAAVPAGSRWRRRIPIWLFATGLVVLATGAARPQASVPVPANSTTIMLAIDSSGSMCSTDVPPNRLTAAQQSAREFVNDQPDGARIGLVTFSSTAGLLVEPTTDKKALIAAIDTLRTARGTAIGLAILTSVDAIAEVNPDVPPTGVDLPAGGGTGDYEPDTIVVLTDGRNTQGVDPTTAAGEAAARRLRVYTIGFGTTQPSAMVCNRDQVSGDAAIFGDGSRFGGGGFGGGRRYQNIDEPTLREVADLTGGEYYQAGDAAELTRVLRDLPSNIVLQKQDMEITVWFALAGALLVLAAVFLAQWWNRTRPRTTT, encoded by the coding sequence ATGTCGTTCACCTGGCCCTGGGCCCTCGCCGCGTTGCTCGCCTTCCCCGCCCTGCTCGGCTACCGCTGGTGGAGCCGCCGCCGGCGGCGCCGCGAGACCGTGCGGCTGCCGAGCATCGCGCTGGTCCGCGCCGCCGTGCCGGCCGGTTCCCGCTGGCGGCGCCGCATCCCGATCTGGCTCTTCGCGACCGGCCTGGTCGTGCTCGCGACCGGTGCCGCCCGGCCGCAGGCGTCGGTGCCGGTGCCGGCCAACTCGACGACCATCATGCTGGCGATCGACTCGTCGGGCTCGATGTGCTCCACCGACGTGCCGCCCAACCGGCTCACCGCCGCACAGCAGTCGGCCCGCGAGTTCGTCAACGACCAGCCCGACGGCGCCCGCATCGGCCTGGTCACGTTCTCCTCGACGGCCGGGCTGCTGGTCGAGCCGACCACCGACAAGAAGGCGCTGATCGCGGCCATCGACACGCTGCGCACCGCCCGCGGCACCGCGATCGGCCTGGCCATCCTCACCTCGGTCGACGCGATCGCCGAGGTCAACCCCGACGTGCCGCCGACCGGGGTGGACCTCCCGGCCGGCGGCGGCACCGGCGACTACGAGCCCGACACCATCGTCGTGCTCACCGACGGGCGCAACACCCAGGGCGTCGACCCGACCACCGCGGCCGGCGAGGCGGCGGCCCGCCGGCTGCGGGTCTACACGATCGGTTTCGGCACCACCCAACCGTCGGCGATGGTCTGCAACCGCGACCAGGTCAGCGGCGACGCCGCGATCTTCGGCGACGGGTCGCGCTTCGGCGGCGGCGGGTTCGGCGGCGGGCGCCGCTACCAGAACATCGACGAGCCGACCCTGCGCGAGGTCGCCGACCTGACCGGCGGCGAGTATTACCAGGCCGGCGACGCCGCCGAGCTCACCCGGGTGCTCCGCGACCTGCCCAGCAACATCGTGTTGCAGAAGCAGGACATGGAGATCACCGTCTGGTTCGCCCTGGCCGGCGCGCTGCTCGTCCTCGCCGCCGTCTTCCTCGCGCAGTGGTGGAACCGCACGAGACCTAGAACGACGACTTAG
- a CDS encoding methyltransferase domain-containing protein, producing MTYVMGRTAAEYARLREQARTWADATGTLLDTVGLAPGARCLDVGCGPGETMRLMAQRVGPTGRVVGVDVDADLGRAAVDQLTAAGHRQCEFVEGDIERADPVPDGGFDLVFGRLILLHVADPVAVLRRMWGWTAPGGALVVQDYDMRGVDCDPPLPVVDDWRRVFLGTYTAAGRDVGLGHRLPRLFAEATGAFPDGTVVNGRIDRLASTGGMLAATYRSITPVGIKLGTVTEAEAETFQAGIAEAMTTHPDHQALWPLLVGAHRRR from the coding sequence ATGACGTACGTGATGGGACGGACCGCGGCGGAGTACGCGCGGCTGCGTGAACAGGCCCGAACGTGGGCCGATGCCACCGGGACGCTGCTCGACACGGTGGGGCTGGCGCCCGGCGCGCGCTGCCTCGACGTCGGCTGTGGCCCGGGCGAGACGATGCGGCTGATGGCACAGCGGGTCGGGCCGACCGGCCGGGTGGTGGGCGTCGACGTCGACGCCGACCTCGGCCGGGCCGCGGTCGACCAGCTCACCGCGGCCGGCCACCGGCAGTGCGAGTTCGTCGAGGGCGACATCGAGCGGGCGGACCCCGTACCCGATGGCGGTTTCGACCTGGTCTTCGGGCGGTTGATCCTGCTGCACGTCGCGGACCCGGTCGCGGTGCTGCGCAGGATGTGGGGCTGGACCGCGCCCGGCGGCGCCCTGGTGGTGCAGGACTACGACATGCGCGGCGTCGACTGCGACCCGCCGCTGCCGGTGGTCGACGACTGGCGCCGGGTCTTCCTGGGAACCTACACGGCGGCGGGGCGCGATGTCGGGCTCGGCCACCGGCTGCCACGGCTGTTCGCGGAGGCGACCGGCGCGTTCCCGGACGGCACGGTCGTCAACGGCCGGATCGACCGGCTGGCGAGCACGGGCGGGATGCTGGCAGCGACCTACCGGAGCATCACCCCGGTGGGGATCAAGCTCGGCACGGTCACCGAGGCCGAGGCGGAGACGTTCCAGGCCGGGATCGCCGAGGCGATGACCACCCATCCCGACCACCAGGCGCTGTGGCCGCTGCTGGTCGGCGCACACCGGCGGCGCTGA
- a CDS encoding zf-HC2 domain-containing protein, which yields MSREQHFDVASYALGVLDEVDSQRFEEHLADCWVCAGELESFLPVVDALAEVNGADLAVTERVDQQGVLLGRVLTAVSDDRRRVRRRRLLSLAAGVVLIALVGGLALFAGARWVADPQVVAAPSAGASVRPDGTPNIGPGEPHSATDPTTGVHADLAVDSRPFGTRISFALSKLNGPATCHLVVLGANGQTEVVSSWRVPPEGYGTAARPAPLLLQTATAMAAADMKAVQVQVVHDNGATSPLVTVEM from the coding sequence ATGAGCCGCGAGCAGCATTTCGACGTGGCGTCATACGCCCTCGGCGTCCTCGACGAGGTCGACAGCCAACGGTTCGAGGAGCATCTCGCCGACTGCTGGGTCTGCGCCGGCGAACTCGAGTCGTTCCTGCCGGTGGTCGACGCGCTTGCCGAGGTCAACGGTGCCGACCTCGCGGTGACCGAGCGGGTCGACCAGCAGGGCGTGCTGCTCGGCCGGGTGCTGACCGCGGTGAGCGACGACCGCCGCCGGGTCCGCCGCCGCCGGTTGCTCAGCCTCGCGGCCGGCGTGGTGCTGATCGCCCTGGTCGGCGGCCTCGCCCTCTTCGCGGGCGCCCGCTGGGTGGCCGACCCGCAGGTCGTGGCGGCCCCGTCGGCGGGCGCGTCGGTGCGGCCCGACGGCACACCCAACATCGGGCCCGGCGAGCCGCACAGTGCCACCGACCCGACGACCGGGGTGCACGCCGACCTCGCCGTCGACTCCCGGCCCTTCGGCACCCGGATCTCGTTCGCACTGAGCAAACTCAACGGACCGGCCACCTGCCACCTGGTGGTGCTGGGCGCCAACGGCCAGACCGAGGTGGTGTCGAGCTGGCGGGTGCCGCCCGAGGGCTACGGCACGGCGGCCCGGCCGGCACCGCTGCTGTTGCAGACCGCCACCGCCATGGCCGCCGCCGACATGAAGGCCGTGCAGGTGCAGGTCGTCCACGACAACGGCGCGACCAGCCCGCTGGTGACAGTCGAGATGTAG
- a CDS encoding AAA family ATPase, which yields MDTEPILYEVKKTIVGQDVLLERLLVALLSRGHILVEGVPGLAKTLAVKALAGAIGGKFHRVQFTPDLVPADIVGTRVYHQHSGEFQVSLGPVFTNLLLADEINRAPAKVQSALLEVMQEQQVTIGRETHQVPRPFLVMATQNPIESEGTYPLPEAQVDRFMMKVLVGYPSPTEEFVIVERAIAATAAGQAVSDPERLVEMQTQVDRVYVDPALIEYAVRLANTTREPAAAGLGDLARYVSFGASPRASINLILAGRALAFIRGRDYVVPADVTELVLDVFRHRLVLSYEALSDDVTADHILTKVMAAVPVPDAPLQRAARP from the coding sequence ATGGACACCGAGCCCATCCTGTACGAGGTCAAGAAGACCATCGTCGGCCAGGACGTGCTGCTCGAGCGGCTGCTGGTGGCCCTGCTGTCCCGCGGGCACATCCTCGTCGAGGGCGTGCCGGGCCTCGCGAAAACCCTCGCCGTCAAGGCGCTCGCCGGCGCGATCGGCGGCAAGTTCCACCGGGTGCAGTTCACCCCCGACCTGGTGCCCGCCGACATCGTCGGCACCCGGGTCTACCACCAGCACAGCGGCGAGTTCCAGGTGTCCCTCGGCCCGGTGTTCACCAACCTGCTGCTCGCCGACGAGATCAACCGGGCGCCCGCCAAGGTGCAGAGCGCGCTGCTCGAGGTGATGCAGGAGCAGCAGGTCACCATCGGCCGGGAGACCCACCAGGTGCCGCGGCCGTTCCTGGTGATGGCCACCCAGAACCCGATCGAGTCGGAGGGCACCTATCCACTGCCCGAGGCGCAGGTCGACCGGTTCATGATGAAGGTCCTGGTCGGCTACCCGAGCCCGACCGAGGAGTTCGTGATCGTCGAGCGGGCGATCGCCGCCACCGCGGCCGGGCAGGCGGTCAGCGACCCGGAGCGGCTCGTCGAGATGCAGACCCAGGTCGATCGGGTGTACGTGGACCCCGCGCTGATCGAATACGCGGTGCGGCTGGCCAACACCACCCGCGAGCCCGCCGCAGCCGGGCTGGGTGACCTGGCCCGCTACGTCAGCTTCGGGGCCAGCCCGCGCGCCTCGATCAACCTGATCCTGGCCGGCCGCGCGCTGGCGTTCATCCGCGGCCGCGACTACGTGGTGCCGGCCGACGTCACCGAACTCGTGCTCGACGTGTTCCGGCACCGGCTGGTGCTCTCCTACGAGGCGCTCTCCGACGACGTGACCGCCGACCACATCCTGACCAAGGTGATGGCCGCCGTCCCCGTTCCCGACGCACCGCTGCAACGGGCCGCCCGCCCATGA
- a CDS encoding SDR family NAD(P)-dependent oxidoreductase codes for MGTLDGKIALITGTGGGIGRVAALTFAREGAKVFGCDIQVAGNDETIELVRTSGGEMAGLAPADLTDPEQARQVVDAAAAAFGGLDIVYNNAASLRFGPMPDYSVDDWRATIAGELDIPFFVSKFAWSHLVRRGGGVIINAASMAGMIAGEFPPMVGHCAANAGIIGMTRQLALEGAKVGIRAVTISPGPTLTPASDRDLGDNQPVRDAITAKTLVKRFAQPEEVVELVAFLASDRAAYITGANFPVEGGATAW; via the coding sequence ATGGGCACGCTCGACGGCAAGATAGCGCTGATCACCGGCACCGGCGGCGGCATCGGCCGGGTCGCCGCGCTGACCTTCGCCCGCGAGGGCGCCAAGGTGTTCGGCTGCGACATCCAGGTCGCCGGCAACGACGAGACGATCGAGCTGGTCCGCACCTCGGGCGGTGAGATGGCCGGCCTGGCACCCGCCGACCTGACCGACCCGGAGCAGGCCCGCCAGGTCGTCGACGCGGCCGCCGCGGCGTTCGGTGGGCTCGACATCGTCTACAACAACGCGGCCTCGCTGCGGTTCGGCCCGATGCCCGATTACTCGGTCGACGACTGGCGGGCGACCATCGCCGGCGAGCTGGACATCCCGTTCTTCGTCTCGAAGTTCGCCTGGTCGCACCTCGTCCGGCGGGGCGGCGGCGTGATCATCAACGCCGCCTCGATGGCCGGCATGATCGCCGGCGAGTTCCCGCCGATGGTCGGGCACTGCGCGGCCAACGCCGGGATCATCGGGATGACCCGGCAGCTCGCCCTGGAGGGCGCGAAGGTCGGTATCCGGGCGGTGACGATCAGCCCGGGGCCGACGCTGACCCCGGCGAGCGACCGCGACCTCGGCGACAACCAGCCGGTGCGCGACGCGATCACCGCCAAGACGCTCGTGAAGCGGTTCGCCCAGCCGGAGGAGGTGGTCGAGCTCGTGGCCTTCCTCGCCTCCGACCGCGCTGCCTACATCACCGGCGCCAACTTCCCGGTCGAGGGCGGCGCCACCGCCTGGTGA